A genomic region of Anaerohalosphaeraceae bacterium contains the following coding sequences:
- the fliS gene encoding flagellar export chaperone FliS — MSIAEIYQETAVATQNKGRLIVLLYEGAIRFLTQARTAIENGNCTQKTTAIAKARDIIFELNQSLNIEQGGTLAQNLRGLYNFLWRYIGQAGIQNNVEMIDKSIHILEDLASAWRKVCS; from the coding sequence ATGAGCATCGCAGAAATCTATCAGGAAACCGCCGTAGCAACCCAGAACAAAGGACGTCTGATTGTCCTGCTCTATGAAGGAGCCATTCGATTTCTGACACAGGCTCGCACAGCCATCGAGAACGGAAACTGCACGCAAAAAACGACCGCGATAGCAAAAGCCCGCGACATCATCTTTGAGCTCAACCAATCTCTCAATATCGAACAGGGCGGCACGCTGGCGCAAAACCTCCGCGGGCTTTACAATTTTCTCTGGCGGTATATCGGACAGGCCGGCATTCAGAACAATGTCGAAATGATTGACAAAAGCATACACATTCTTGAAGACCTCGCCTCGGCATGGCGAAAAGTCTGCTCCTGA